In Streptomyces sp. NBC_01231, the sequence GGCCCGGCGACAACCTTATGATCCACGCGGCCGTGGAGCAGTGCGGCGAGGGCGACCTCCTGGTCGTCACCACCACCTCCCCGTCCACCGACGGCATGTTCGGAGAGCTGTTCGCCACCGCGCTCCGACAGCGGGGTGTGCGCGGCCTGATCATCAACGCCGGTATCCGCGACACGCAGGAACTGCGGGACATGGGCTTCCCCGCCTGGTCCCGGGCGGTCTCCGCGCAGGGCACCGTCAAGGCCACCGGGGGTTCGGTCAACGTCCCGGTCGCGATCGACGGACAGGTCATCCGCCCCGGCGACGTGATCCTCGCCGACGACGACGGCGTGGTGGTCGTCCCGCGCGAGCGTGCCCGCGCCACCGTGAGCGCCTCCGAGGCCCGGGAGGCCAAGGAGGCGGGAGCCCGTGCCGCCTTCCTCGGTGGTCAACTGGGCCTGGACCGCTACGGGTTGCGCGAGACACTGCAACGTCTCGGCGTGCGGTACCAGACCCACGAGGAGTACGAGGGGGAGCGGCCGTGACCCGCGATTCCGACGGGGTGCGCTGCCTGCTGATGCGGGGCGGCACCTCCAAGGGCGCCTACTTCCTCGCCGACGACCTCCCCGCCGAACCGGCCTCGCGTGATGCGCTGTTGCTGCGCGTCATGGGCAGCCCGGACGAGCGGCAGATCGACGGCCTGGGCGGCGCTCACCCGCTCACCAGCAAGGTGGCCGTGGTCGCGCCCTCGACCGCCCCGGATGTCGACGTGGACTATCTGTTCCTTCAAGTCGGCGTCGACAAGCCTGAGGTGAGTGACCGTCAGAACTGCGGGAACATCCTCGCCGGCGTCGGCCCGTTCGCCGTCGAGTGCGGGCTCGTGCCGGCGGGGGAGGAGCGGACCTCCGTCCGTATCCGCATGGTCAACACCGGTGACCATGCGACGGCGACCTTCCCGACCCCCGGCGGCCGGGTGCGCTACATCGGGGACGCCGAGATCTCGGGCGTGCCCGGGACGGCCGCGCCGGTCGTGATCGAGTTCCCACCCGGCGCCGGGAAGCTGCTGCCCACCGGCAACGTCCGGGACGAGATCGACGGCACGCCGGTGACCTGCGTGGACAACGGCATGCCCACGGTCCTCGTCGAGGCCGCCTCGCTCAAGGTCTCCGGCTATGAGCCGCCCGCCGAACTGGAGGCCGACCAGGAGCTGGCCGACCGGCTGCGCACGATCCGTCTGGAGGCGGCCCGCCTGATGGGCCTCGGTGACGTCTCGAACGCCACCGTGCCCAAGCTCAGCCTGCTCGCCCCGCCCCGTGAGGGGGGCGCGATCACCACCCGCACCTTCATTCCG encodes:
- a CDS encoding 4-oxalomesaconate tautomerase gives rise to the protein MRGGTSKGAYFLADDLPAEPASRDALLLRVMGSPDERQIDGLGGAHPLTSKVAVVAPSTAPDVDVDYLFLQVGVDKPEVSDRQNCGNILAGVGPFAVECGLVPAGEERTSVRIRMVNTGDHATATFPTPGGRVRYIGDAEISGVPGTAAPVVIEFPPGAGKLLPTGNVRDEIDGTPVTCVDNGMPTVLVEAASLKVSGYEPPAELEADQELADRLRTIRLEAARLMGLGDVSNATVPKLSLLAPPREGGAITTRTFIPVRCHPSIGVLGAASVAAGLRIDGGVGADLAALDADSDRVRIEHPTGFLDIESSLGATPAGLPTARRTAVVRTARKIFDGLVFPRSAETAEIPPHPQGGQG
- a CDS encoding 4-carboxy-4-hydroxy-2-oxoadipate aldolase/oxaloacetate decarboxylase gives rise to the protein MSGVIVTNPPKADPKDVEALAGFGVATVSEALGRTGLLGPEIRPVQQGVRVAGTAVTVLSWPGDNLMIHAAVEQCGEGDLLVVTTTSPSTDGMFGELFATALRQRGVRGLIINAGIRDTQELRDMGFPAWSRAVSAQGTVKATGGSVNVPVAIDGQVIRPGDVILADDDGVVVVPRERARATVSASEAREAKEAGARAAFLGGQLGLDRYGLRETLQRLGVRYQTHEEYEGERP